One window of Stenotrophomonas indicatrix genomic DNA carries:
- a CDS encoding YaiI/YqxD family protein: MTEAEPRAEPLLPRIWVDADACPVVIRDILFRAAERVGVELTLVANQWIRTPPSRWLRSIQVPQGLDVADSAIVERVAPGDLVVTQDIPLAALVLEKKGVALNPRGQLYTPNNMAERLSMRNFMEELRGTGVQTGGPPPLSARDRQLFAAELDRWLARRPNR, translated from the coding sequence ATGACTGAAGCTGAACCCCGAGCTGAACCCCTGCTCCCCCGCATCTGGGTGGACGCAGACGCCTGCCCCGTCGTCATTCGCGACATCCTGTTCCGCGCAGCTGAACGGGTCGGTGTGGAGCTGACCCTGGTCGCCAACCAGTGGATCCGCACCCCGCCCTCGCGCTGGCTGCGCTCGATCCAGGTTCCACAGGGACTGGACGTAGCTGACAGCGCCATTGTCGAGCGGGTGGCCCCCGGCGACCTGGTGGTCACCCAGGACATCCCTCTGGCTGCCCTGGTGCTGGAGAAGAAGGGGGTGGCCCTGAACCCACGCGGCCAGCTGTACACCCCCAACAACATGGCCGAGCGGCTGTCGATGCGCAATTTCATGGAAGAACTGCGCGGTACCGGCGTGCAGACCGGTGGACCACCGCCGCTCAGCGCGCGCGACCGCCAGCTGTTCGCTGCCGAACTGGACCGCTGGCTGGCGCGCCGCCCGAACCGGTGA
- a CDS encoding cold-shock protein, translating into MSDRQTGTVKWFNDAKGFGFITPESGPDLFVHFRAIQGTGFKTLQEGQKVTFVAVQGQKGMQADQVQAV; encoded by the coding sequence ATGTCTGATCGTCAGACCGGCACTGTCAAGTGGTTCAACGACGCCAAGGGCTTCGGCTTCATCACCCCGGAAAGCGGCCCGGACCTGTTCGTGCATTTCCGCGCGATCCAGGGCACCGGCTTCAAGACCCTGCAGGAAGGCCAGAAGGTTACCTTCGTCGCCGTCCAGGGCCAGAAGGGTATGCAGGCTGACCAGGTGCAGGCGGTCTAA
- a CDS encoding glutathione S-transferase family protein, protein MRIVHHLENSRSLRVLWMLEELGLDYELRRYPRDPKTMLAPPELRQVHPLGKAPVLQDGELILAESGAILDYLADRYDMHRQLSPSPVPADGKERIDYRYWLHYAEGSAMPPMLLTLVMSRIRSAPMPFFARPIARSIADKAERGFVGPQRRLHLDWMERRLAESPWFAGERFTAADIQMSFPIQAAAARGGGLDDKPALRGFLKRIGERPAYQRAEAHGGALQALRGD, encoded by the coding sequence ATGCGCATCGTCCATCATCTGGAAAACTCCCGTTCGCTGCGCGTGCTGTGGATGCTGGAGGAGCTGGGGCTGGACTACGAGCTGCGCCGCTACCCGCGCGACCCGAAGACGATGCTGGCGCCGCCGGAACTGCGTCAGGTGCACCCGCTGGGCAAGGCGCCGGTGCTGCAGGACGGTGAACTCATCCTCGCCGAATCCGGCGCCATCCTCGATTACCTGGCTGACCGCTACGACATGCATCGCCAGCTGTCGCCGTCGCCGGTGCCGGCCGATGGCAAAGAGCGCATCGATTACCGCTACTGGCTGCACTATGCCGAAGGCTCGGCGATGCCACCGATGCTGCTGACCTTGGTGATGAGCCGCATCCGCAGCGCGCCGATGCCGTTCTTCGCGCGGCCGATTGCCCGCAGCATCGCCGACAAGGCCGAGCGCGGTTTCGTCGGCCCGCAACGACGCCTGCATCTGGACTGGATGGAACGGCGTCTGGCCGAAAGCCCGTGGTTTGCGGGCGAGCGCTTCACCGCCGCGGACATCCAGATGAGCTTCCCGATCCAGGCGGCGGCCGCGCGCGGCGGCGGGCTGGACGACAAGCCGGCATTGCGTGGCTTCCTCAAGCGCATAGGCGAGCGTCCGGCCTACCAGCGTGCCGAGGCGCACGGTGGCGCATTGCAGGCCCTGCGCGGCGATTGA
- a CDS encoding YdiU family protein produces the protein MDTTAPQFDNRLLNLLPGDPESGPRRREVLGAAWSSVMPTPVAAPALLAWSPEVAGMLGFDPAQVNDESFAQVFGGNALYAGMQPWAANYGGHQFGHWAGQLGDGRAISLGEVIAPDGRHWELQLKGAGPTPYSRGADGRAVLRSSIREFLCSEAMHHLGVPTTRALSLVGTGEDVVRDMFYDGHPRAEPGAIVCRVSPSFLRFGSFELPASRGETALLKQMVDACIARDFPELKGQGEVLYGDWFAQIAVRTAEMIAHWMRVGFVHGVMNTDNLSVLGVTLDYGPYGWVEDFDPDWTPNTTDAQGRRYRFGTQPQVAYWNLSRLAQALSPLFADVQPLQAGLAAYQATFVACTRRDVAAKLGLAAADDTDLQLYQRWQQLMQDGGMDMTLAWRALMRIDANAPDAGVLAEVFYYPERQHAVQETLQQWLQDYAARLHADPLSVPARVAKMGAANPLYVLRNWLAQEAIDRAEQGDLGGVHALQDVLRDPYTERPGLEHYAGKRPAWADNRAGCSMLSCSS, from the coding sequence ATGGATACCACAGCTCCCCAGTTCGACAACCGCCTGCTGAATCTGCTGCCGGGCGATCCCGAGTCCGGCCCGCGCCGGCGCGAAGTACTGGGCGCAGCCTGGTCTTCGGTGATGCCGACGCCTGTTGCAGCGCCCGCGCTGCTGGCGTGGTCGCCGGAGGTTGCCGGGATGCTGGGGTTCGATCCTGCGCAGGTCAATGATGAAAGTTTCGCCCAGGTGTTCGGCGGCAACGCGCTGTATGCAGGCATGCAGCCGTGGGCGGCCAACTATGGAGGCCATCAGTTCGGGCATTGGGCCGGGCAGTTGGGTGATGGTCGCGCCATTTCGCTGGGCGAGGTGATCGCCCCCGATGGCAGGCACTGGGAACTGCAGTTGAAGGGCGCCGGGCCAACGCCTTACTCGCGCGGCGCCGACGGCCGTGCGGTGCTGCGCTCGTCGATCCGCGAATTCCTGTGCAGCGAGGCGATGCATCACCTCGGCGTGCCGACCACCCGCGCCCTGTCGCTGGTCGGCACCGGTGAGGACGTGGTGCGCGACATGTTCTATGACGGCCATCCGCGCGCGGAGCCGGGTGCGATCGTCTGCCGGGTATCGCCCTCGTTCCTGCGTTTTGGTTCATTTGAACTGCCCGCTTCACGTGGCGAGACCGCACTGTTGAAGCAGATGGTCGACGCCTGCATCGCCCGCGATTTCCCGGAACTGAAGGGGCAGGGTGAAGTGTTGTATGGCGACTGGTTCGCACAGATCGCCGTGCGTACCGCAGAGATGATCGCGCACTGGATGCGCGTTGGCTTCGTGCATGGGGTGATGAACACCGACAATCTCTCCGTGCTCGGCGTGACCCTGGACTACGGCCCCTACGGTTGGGTCGAAGATTTCGATCCGGACTGGACGCCGAACACCACTGATGCGCAGGGGCGTCGCTATCGTTTCGGCACCCAGCCGCAGGTGGCGTACTGGAACCTCAGCCGTCTGGCGCAGGCGCTGTCGCCTTTGTTCGCCGACGTACAGCCGCTGCAGGCAGGGCTGGCCGCCTACCAGGCGACCTTTGTCGCCTGCACCCGCCGCGACGTGGCGGCCAAGCTGGGTCTGGCGGCCGCCGACGATACCGATCTGCAGCTCTATCAGCGCTGGCAGCAGCTGATGCAGGACGGTGGCATGGACATGACCCTGGCATGGCGTGCGCTGATGCGCATCGATGCCAATGCGCCCGATGCGGGTGTACTGGCCGAAGTGTTCTACTACCCAGAGCGGCAGCACGCGGTGCAGGAAACTCTGCAGCAGTGGTTGCAGGATTACGCGGCACGGCTGCACGCAGATCCGCTGTCGGTACCCGCGCGGGTCGCGAAGATGGGTGCGGCCAATCCGCTGTATGTGCTGCGCAACTGGTTGGCACAGGAAGCGATCGATCGCGCCGAGCAGGGTGACCTGGGCGGTGTGCACGCCCTGCAGGACGTGCTGCGTGATCCGTACACCGAACGCCCGGGTCTGGAGCATTACGCCGGCAAGCGCCCAGCGTGGGCAGACAATCGCGCAGGCTGCTCGATGCTGTCCTGCAGTTCCTAG
- a CDS encoding adenine phosphoribosyltransferase produces MTDVIVAPQWASRLRDIADFPKPGILFKDIMPLLAHSEDFRGAIAAMADRWREQKLDAVVGIESRGFILGAAMALELGVGFVPVRKPGKLPGKVLREEYTLEYRSDCIEVHADALPAGARVAIIDDVLATGGTLVAALSLVRRLGVNVVGAGVLVELDGLGGRGRWEVDLPLHTELVF; encoded by the coding sequence ATGACCGACGTCATCGTCGCTCCGCAGTGGGCCTCGCGCCTGCGCGACATCGCCGACTTCCCCAAGCCGGGCATCCTGTTCAAGGACATCATGCCGCTGCTCGCGCACAGCGAGGACTTCCGTGGCGCGATCGCAGCGATGGCCGATCGCTGGCGCGAGCAGAAGCTGGATGCAGTGGTCGGCATCGAATCGCGTGGCTTCATTCTGGGCGCGGCCATGGCGCTGGAACTGGGCGTCGGCTTCGTGCCGGTGCGCAAGCCGGGCAAGCTGCCGGGCAAGGTGCTGCGCGAGGAATACACCCTGGAATACCGCAGCGACTGCATTGAAGTGCATGCCGACGCGCTGCCGGCCGGTGCGCGCGTGGCGATCATCGATGATGTGCTGGCAACCGGCGGCACGCTGGTTGCTGCGTTGTCGCTGGTGCGCCGCCTGGGCGTAAACGTGGTCGGCGCAGGCGTTCTGGTCGAGCTGGATGGCTTGGGCGGTCGTGGCCGCTGGGAAGTGGATCTGCCGCTGCACACCGAACTGGTGTTCTGA
- the dbpA gene encoding ATP-dependent RNA helicase DbpA: MTDFSTLPLSPALQPGLDALGYTTLTPIQAQSLPAILDGRDVIAQAPTGSGKTAAFGLGLLQSIDPSLIRVQALVLCPTRELADQVAKQIRKLATGIPNLKLLLLTGGTPLGPQLASLESHDPHVVVGTPGRVQELARKRALNLGAVRTLVLDEADRMLDMGFEEPIREIAGRTHRDRQSLLFSATFPDTIRAMARDLLRDAVEVTVEGADQAPAIRHLFCEVEPAHRQKALAGLLLKYTPESAVVFCNTRKDVDEVANSLQQFGFSALALHGDMEQRDREEVLLRLANRSCNVLVASDVAARGLDVEELAAVINYELPTDVESYQHRVGRTGRAGASGLAISLVAGREKNRADAIEAQRGEPLDWQKTPLATSRPAELPQAAMRTLRIDGGKTDKLRAGDILGALTGDAGLSAKFIGKIAIFPTRSYVAIAREQVNKAVAKLEAGKIKGRRFRVRMM; encoded by the coding sequence ATGACTGATTTCTCGACCTTGCCGCTGAGCCCGGCCCTGCAGCCCGGCCTGGATGCCCTCGGCTACACCACCCTCACGCCGATCCAGGCGCAGAGCCTGCCCGCCATCCTCGATGGCCGCGATGTCATCGCCCAAGCCCCGACCGGCAGCGGCAAGACCGCAGCCTTCGGCCTGGGCCTGCTGCAGTCGATCGACCCCAGCCTGATCCGCGTGCAGGCGCTGGTACTGTGCCCCACCCGCGAGCTGGCCGACCAGGTAGCCAAGCAGATCCGCAAGCTGGCCACCGGCATCCCCAACCTGAAGCTGCTGCTGCTGACCGGCGGCACGCCGCTCGGCCCGCAGCTGGCGTCGCTGGAAAGCCATGATCCGCACGTGGTGGTCGGCACGCCCGGCCGCGTGCAGGAACTGGCGCGCAAGCGCGCACTGAATCTGGGCGCCGTGCGCACGCTGGTGCTGGACGAAGCCGATCGCATGCTCGACATGGGTTTCGAAGAGCCGATCCGTGAGATCGCCGGCCGTACCCACCGCGATCGCCAGAGCCTGCTGTTCTCGGCCACTTTCCCCGACACCATCCGCGCCATGGCCCGCGACCTGCTGCGCGATGCCGTGGAAGTGACCGTGGAAGGCGCCGATCAGGCCCCGGCCATCCGGCACCTGTTCTGCGAGGTCGAACCGGCGCACCGGCAGAAGGCACTGGCCGGCCTGCTGCTGAAGTACACGCCCGAATCGGCCGTGGTGTTCTGCAACACCCGCAAGGACGTGGACGAAGTGGCCAACTCGCTGCAGCAGTTCGGGTTCTCCGCGCTCGCCCTGCATGGCGACATGGAGCAGCGCGACCGTGAGGAAGTGCTGCTGCGCCTGGCCAACCGCAGCTGCAACGTGCTGGTTGCCAGCGACGTCGCCGCACGCGGGCTGGATGTGGAAGAGCTGGCCGCGGTGATCAACTACGAGCTGCCGACTGACGTCGAGAGCTACCAGCATCGTGTCGGCCGTACTGGTCGTGCCGGCGCCAGTGGCCTGGCGATCAGCCTGGTGGCAGGCCGCGAAAAGAACCGCGCCGACGCCATCGAAGCGCAGCGCGGCGAGCCGCTGGATTGGCAGAAGACGCCGCTGGCGACGTCGCGCCCGGCCGAGCTGCCGCAGGCGGCGATGCGTACCCTGCGTATCGATGGCGGCAAGACCGACAAGCTGCGCGCGGGCGACATCCTCGGCGCACTCACCGGCGACGCCGGTCTATCGGCCAAGTTCATCGGCAAGATCGCGATCTTCCCGACCCGCTCCTATGTAGCGATCGCCCGCGAGCAGGTCAACAAGGCGGTAGCCAAACTGGAAGCCGGCAAGATCAAGGGCCGACGGTTCCGTGTGCGGATGATGTGA
- a CDS encoding YeiH family protein, which produces MNAPALSSWSLPSLRQRWQPRLPGLLLVGMVAAASLYLAELPWLQAHGLSALTVAIVAGIVVGNTLYPRLAPASAAGVGFSKHWLLRAGIVLYGLRLTFQDIGHVGVAGVLMDVLVVASTFGLACWLGVRVFKMEREAAMLIGAGSAICGAAAVMAAEPVVRGRAAQVTVAVSTVVVFGTLAMFLYPLLYTLVQSHGWLAMDAQQYGLFTGATVHEVAQVVAAGRAVSEPAADTAVITKMVRVMLLAPFLIALSLWLARGGKAAAGGGKARIVVPWFAFGFVAIAGLNSLHLLPPGLQAALVQLDTVLLAMAMAALGLTTHMSALRQAGLKPLLLALVLFGWLLFGGLAIHRGVLALLG; this is translated from the coding sequence ATGAACGCCCCCGCCCTTTCCTCCTGGTCCCTGCCCTCCCTGCGCCAGCGCTGGCAGCCGCGGCTGCCCGGCCTGCTGCTGGTCGGCATGGTCGCGGCCGCCTCGCTGTATCTGGCCGAGCTGCCCTGGCTGCAGGCGCATGGCCTGAGTGCGCTGACCGTCGCCATCGTCGCCGGCATCGTGGTCGGAAACACCTTGTACCCGCGACTGGCCCCTGCCAGCGCGGCGGGCGTCGGCTTCTCCAAACATTGGCTGCTGCGCGCCGGCATCGTGCTGTACGGCCTGCGTCTGACGTTCCAGGACATTGGCCACGTCGGCGTCGCCGGCGTGCTGATGGACGTGCTGGTGGTGGCGAGCACCTTCGGCCTGGCCTGCTGGTTGGGCGTGCGGGTGTTCAAGATGGAGCGCGAGGCCGCCATGCTGATCGGTGCCGGCAGCGCGATCTGCGGTGCGGCCGCCGTCATGGCCGCCGAACCGGTGGTGCGCGGCCGTGCTGCGCAGGTGACGGTGGCGGTATCGACGGTGGTGGTGTTCGGCACGTTGGCGATGTTCCTGTATCCGCTGCTGTACACGCTGGTGCAGTCACATGGCTGGCTGGCGATGGACGCACAGCAGTACGGCCTGTTCACCGGCGCGACGGTGCATGAAGTCGCGCAGGTGGTCGCCGCCGGACGCGCGGTGAGCGAGCCCGCCGCCGATACCGCTGTCATCACCAAGATGGTGCGGGTGATGCTGCTGGCGCCGTTCCTTATCGCGCTGTCGTTGTGGCTGGCCCGTGGCGGCAAGGCGGCAGCGGGCGGAGGCAAGGCCCGGATCGTGGTGCCGTGGTTCGCGTTCGGTTTCGTGGCGATTGCCGGCCTCAATTCGCTGCACCTGCTGCCGCCCGGGCTGCAGGCAGCGCTGGTGCAGCTGGATACGGTGCTGCTGGCGATGGCGATGGCCGCACTGGGCCTGACCACCCATATGTCGGCGCTGCGCCAGGCCGGCCTGAAACCGCTGCTGCTGGCGCTGGTCCTGTTCGGCTGGCTGCTGTTCGGTGGCCTGGCGATCCACCGGGGCGTGCTGGCCCTGCTGGGCTGA
- a CDS encoding LysR family transcriptional regulator: MRLTLRQLQVFVAIADHGSTTAAGQAIALSQSASSAALQELEAHFGTPLFDRIGRRLALNGHGRALLEPARALLVNAADLERQLAAGGDPAQGAPLRLVLAASTTIGNYLLPPRIAELLRQAPQAEVDLRIDNSAGVVAAVQRLDVDAGLIEGPCHERGLQVTVWQQDPLVIVAAADAPPRWSLDELRAARWLLREPGSGTREAVEQALLPHLRGFAQTLQLGNTEAIKQAAIAGLGLACLSRHALEEPLALGRLRILETPLPALQRTLWLVRHPGKRWLPGLQALLGDVQ; the protein is encoded by the coding sequence ATGCGACTGACCCTCCGCCAGTTGCAGGTCTTCGTCGCCATCGCCGATCACGGCAGCACCACGGCCGCTGGCCAGGCCATCGCCCTCTCGCAATCGGCCAGCAGCGCCGCGCTGCAGGAGCTGGAGGCGCATTTCGGCACGCCGCTGTTCGACCGCATCGGCCGTCGCCTGGCGTTGAACGGCCACGGCCGGGCATTGCTGGAACCGGCGCGCGCGCTGCTGGTCAATGCCGCCGATCTGGAGCGCCAATTGGCGGCAGGCGGTGACCCGGCCCAAGGCGCACCGCTGCGGCTGGTACTGGCGGCCAGCACCACCATCGGCAACTACCTGCTGCCGCCGCGTATCGCCGAACTGCTCCGGCAGGCGCCGCAGGCCGAGGTCGATCTGCGTATCGACAACAGCGCAGGCGTGGTCGCCGCTGTGCAGCGCCTGGACGTCGACGCCGGCCTGATCGAAGGCCCATGCCACGAACGCGGACTGCAGGTCACGGTCTGGCAGCAGGATCCGCTGGTGATCGTGGCAGCCGCGGACGCGCCCCCGCGTTGGTCGCTGGATGAACTGCGCGCCGCCCGTTGGCTGCTGCGCGAACCCGGTTCAGGCACCCGCGAAGCCGTCGAACAGGCGCTGCTGCCGCATCTGCGCGGCTTCGCCCAGACCCTGCAGCTGGGTAATACCGAAGCCATCAAGCAAGCCGCCATCGCCGGCCTCGGCCTGGCCTGCCTGTCCCGCCACGCCCTGGAAGAGCCCCTGGCCCTGGGCCGCCTGCGCATTCTGGAAACCCCGCTGCCGGCGCTGCAGCGCACGCTGTGGCTGGTACGCCACCCCGGCAAGCGATGGTTGCCGGGTTTGCAGGCATTGCTGGGGGACGTGCAGTAG
- a CDS encoding ATP-binding cassette domain-containing protein has protein sequence MPLITLQNVDFSVGGPLLLEKAELSIEPGERIALIGRNGAGKSTLLKLLSGDHKPDDGEVRVQQGVRVTRLEQEVPHGAAGSVFDVVADGLGELGQWLAEFHHLSHADVFDGEALGNVQAKIDAANGWGLDQRVSETLTKLDLDGEAEFARLSGGMKRRVLLGRALVSSPDLLLLDEPTNHLDIEAIDWLEMFLKNWNGSVVFVTHDRRFLRALATRIVEIDRGQVTSWPGDWANYERRREERLNAQAQENARFDKLLAQEEVWIRQGIKARRTRDEGRVRRLKAMRNERSERRDLSGNVKMEAAQGVSSGKKVIDIKDISFAFGDRTMVRDFSTTILRGDRIGLIGPNGSGKTTLLKLLLGELQPQKGEVNAGTNLQVAYFDQYRAVLREDWSAIENVAEGRDFLEFNGKRKHVHAYLQDFMFTPERARAPITRLSGGERNRLLLAKLFAQPSNLLVMDEPTNDLDVETLELLEELLGEYNGTLLLVSHDRDFIDNVVTSTLVMEGDGVIGEYVGGYSDWQRYAASVAAAPAVVAAAKPAAAAPAAAAEPAAPKRKLAYKEARELEQLPKTIEKLEGDVEGLTAAMNDPSFYTRSSAEVTAHTQQLAKVQAELDAAYARWEELEG, from the coding sequence ATGCCTCTGATTACTCTGCAAAACGTCGACTTCAGCGTCGGCGGCCCGCTGTTGCTGGAAAAAGCCGAACTGTCGATCGAGCCGGGCGAGCGTATCGCCCTGATCGGCCGCAACGGCGCCGGCAAATCGACCCTGCTCAAGCTGCTGTCCGGCGACCACAAGCCCGATGACGGCGAAGTGCGCGTGCAGCAGGGCGTGCGCGTGACCCGCCTGGAGCAGGAAGTGCCGCATGGCGCCGCCGGCAGCGTGTTCGACGTCGTCGCCGACGGCCTGGGCGAACTGGGCCAATGGCTCGCCGAATTCCATCACCTCAGCCACGCCGACGTGTTCGATGGCGAAGCGCTGGGCAACGTGCAGGCGAAGATCGATGCCGCCAACGGCTGGGGCCTGGACCAGCGCGTCAGCGAGACCCTGACCAAGCTCGACCTCGATGGCGAAGCGGAGTTCGCGCGCCTGTCCGGCGGCATGAAGCGCCGCGTGCTGCTCGGCCGTGCGCTGGTCTCCAGCCCCGACCTGCTGCTGCTGGACGAACCGACCAACCACCTGGACATCGAAGCCATCGATTGGCTCGAAATGTTCCTCAAGAACTGGAACGGCAGCGTGGTGTTCGTCACCCATGACCGCCGCTTCCTGCGCGCGCTGGCCACCCGCATCGTCGAGATCGATCGCGGCCAGGTCACCAGCTGGCCGGGCGACTGGGCCAACTACGAGCGCCGCCGCGAAGAACGACTCAATGCGCAGGCGCAGGAAAACGCGCGGTTCGACAAGCTGCTGGCGCAGGAAGAAGTGTGGATCCGCCAGGGCATCAAGGCCCGCCGCACCCGTGACGAAGGCCGCGTGCGCCGCCTGAAGGCGATGCGCAACGAGCGTTCGGAGCGCCGCGACCTTAGCGGCAACGTCAAGATGGAAGCGGCCCAGGGCGTGAGCTCGGGCAAGAAGGTCATCGACATCAAGGACATCTCGTTTGCCTTCGGCGATCGCACGATGGTCCGTGATTTCTCCACCACCATTTTGCGCGGCGACCGCATCGGCCTGATCGGCCCCAACGGCAGTGGCAAGACCACGCTGTTGAAATTGCTGCTGGGCGAGCTGCAGCCGCAGAAGGGTGAAGTCAACGCCGGCACCAACCTGCAGGTTGCGTACTTCGACCAGTACCGTGCAGTGCTGCGCGAGGACTGGAGCGCGATCGAGAACGTGGCCGAAGGCCGCGATTTCCTCGAGTTCAACGGCAAGCGCAAGCACGTGCACGCCTACCTGCAGGACTTCATGTTCACCCCCGAGCGCGCGCGCGCGCCGATCACCCGCCTGTCCGGTGGCGAGCGCAACCGCCTGCTGCTGGCCAAGCTGTTCGCGCAGCCGTCCAACCTGCTGGTGATGGACGAACCGACCAACGACCTGGACGTGGAAACCCTGGAGCTGCTGGAAGAGTTGCTGGGCGAATACAACGGCACGTTGCTGCTGGTCAGCCATGATCGTGACTTCATCGACAACGTGGTGACCTCCACCCTGGTGATGGAAGGCGATGGCGTTATCGGTGAGTACGTGGGCGGCTACAGCGACTGGCAGCGTTACGCGGCCAGCGTGGCCGCAGCGCCGGCGGTGGTTGCCGCGGCCAAGCCCGCTGCCGCGGCGCCGGCCGCTGCTGCGGAACCGGCTGCGCCCAAGCGCAAGCTTGCCTACAAGGAAGCGCGCGAGCTGGAGCAGTTGCCGAAGACGATCGAAAAGCTCGAAGGCGATGTTGAAGGCCTGACCGCCGCGATGAACGATCCGTCGTTCTACACGCGCAGCAGTGCCGAAGTGACCGCGCACACCCAGCAGCTGGCCAAGGTGCAGGCCGAACTGGATGCCGCGTACGCACGCTGGGAAGAGCTGGAAGGCTGA
- a CDS encoding cytochrome c: MSKAAHPLRHAIALSVALLLAACSQSQVENSEKSAGDPGHASGEHGSSSSAGLPAGREAAGEARAKVKSKATSQSCIDCHGADGNAPIDPTYPKLGGQYGDYLAHALQAYRAGDRQHALMTPQAKDLSDQDIADLAAYFGSRTSQLRDLHGVK; this comes from the coding sequence ATGTCGAAAGCCGCGCATCCACTGCGTCACGCCATCGCCCTGTCCGTCGCCCTGCTGCTGGCGGCCTGCTCGCAGTCACAGGTGGAGAACAGCGAGAAATCCGCCGGCGATCCCGGCCATGCCAGCGGCGAGCACGGATCGTCTTCATCCGCTGGCCTGCCTGCCGGGCGTGAAGCCGCCGGTGAGGCGCGCGCCAAGGTCAAGAGCAAGGCCACCAGCCAGAGCTGCATCGATTGCCACGGTGCCGACGGCAATGCGCCGATCGATCCGACTTACCCGAAGCTGGGTGGGCAGTACGGCGATTACCTGGCGCATGCGCTGCAGGCCTATCGTGCCGGTGACCGTCAGCATGCGTTGATGACACCGCAGGCGAAAGACCTGAGCGATCAGGATATTGCCGATCTGGCCGCGTACTTCGGCAGCCGCACGAGCCAGCTGCGGGATCTGCACGGGGTCAAATGA
- a CDS encoding cytochrome c — MRPQPLAACLALAVLLPLGAAAQPAPASAPAAPAPAPATAPVPAAATPTGSFDNGRVLAYTCQGCHGITGYKNAYPSYRVPKIGGQTQQYLTQALTEYRQGKRRHPTMQAQSMSFSEQEIADLAVYLSTVK; from the coding sequence ATGCGCCCGCAGCCGCTCGCCGCTTGTCTCGCTCTGGCCGTCCTCCTGCCCCTCGGGGCCGCCGCACAGCCCGCTCCTGCTTCTGCTCCTGCAGCACCCGCCCCGGCACCGGCTACGGCCCCTGTGCCGGCGGCTGCCACGCCCACCGGCAGTTTCGACAATGGCCGTGTGCTGGCCTATACCTGCCAGGGGTGCCACGGCATCACCGGTTACAAGAACGCCTACCCCAGTTACCGGGTACCGAAGATCGGTGGCCAGACCCAGCAGTACCTGACCCAGGCCCTGACCGAGTACCGCCAGGGCAAGCGCCGGCATCCCACGATGCAGGCACAGTCGATGAGTTTCAGCGAACAGGAGATCGCCGATCTCGCTGTTTACCTGTCCACCGTCAAGTAA